A window of the Candidatus Methylomirabilota bacterium genome harbors these coding sequences:
- a CDS encoding type II toxin-antitoxin system HicB family antitoxin, translating to MRFLVTLQQDEAGYYVIECPALPGCISQGRTREEALANIREAILLSLETRQAHELPLQVEVAEVEVATS from the coding sequence CTGCGGTTCCTGGTGACCCTCCAACAGGACGAGGCCGGCTACTACGTGATCGAATGTCCAGCCCTCCCTGGCTGTATCTCGCAGGGGCGGACGCGGGAGGAGGCTCTGGCGAACATCCGGGAAGCGATCCTCCTCAGCTTGGAGACCCGCCAAGCCCATGAGTTGCCCCTTCAGGTCGAGGTGGCAGAGGTCGAGGT